From Streptomyces sp. GSL17-111, one genomic window encodes:
- a CDS encoding ABC transporter ATP-binding protein: protein MTTELIKEQGPGGRPEPDAGDLVLDASGVTLRFGGVTSLDGVELCMRRGEILAVIGPNGAGKTSLFNSLTGAYVPQEGRITYRPRTGGEHELRGRKPHLVNHLGLARTFQNIRLFGALTALENVKIAAETRLKSDPLSIMLGLPNARRAERASDRRAHEVLDFVGLAPKLNELAGSLSYGDQRRLEIARALATDPQVLLLDEPAAGTNPTEKLELEELIRGINRELGVSVLLIEHDMRLVMSVADRVMVLNFGKKIAEGSPSQVQRDPAVVEAYLGAPAESDEADDGSDGTDGAGVPQARDGEVTDERAAQDGPGKDEA, encoded by the coding sequence ATGACGACGGAGCTGATCAAGGAGCAGGGCCCCGGGGGCCGGCCGGAGCCGGACGCCGGTGACCTGGTGCTGGACGCGAGCGGGGTGACGCTGCGCTTCGGCGGCGTGACGAGTCTGGACGGTGTCGAGCTGTGTATGCGCCGTGGGGAGATCCTCGCGGTGATCGGGCCGAACGGTGCGGGCAAGACGTCGTTGTTCAACTCGCTCACGGGCGCGTACGTGCCGCAGGAGGGCCGGATCACGTACCGGCCGCGTACGGGTGGTGAGCACGAGTTGCGGGGGCGCAAGCCGCACCTGGTGAACCACCTGGGCCTGGCCCGGACGTTCCAGAACATCCGGTTGTTCGGCGCGTTGACGGCGTTGGAGAACGTGAAGATCGCGGCGGAGACGCGGCTGAAGTCGGACCCGCTGTCGATCATGCTGGGACTGCCGAACGCGCGGCGGGCCGAGCGGGCGAGCGACCGGCGGGCGCACGAGGTGCTGGACTTCGTGGGGCTCGCGCCGAAGCTGAACGAGTTGGCGGGGTCGTTGAGTTACGGCGACCAGCGGCGGCTGGAGATCGCTCGGGCGCTGGCCACGGATCCGCAGGTGCTGTTGCTGGACGAGCCGGCGGCGGGGACGAACCCGACGGAGAAGCTGGAGCTGGAGGAGCTGATCCGGGGGATCAACCGGGAGCTGGGCGTGAGCGTGCTGCTGATCGAGCACGACATGCGTCTGGTGATGTCGGTGGCCGACCGGGTGATGGTGTTGAACTTCGGCAAGAAGATCGCCGAGGGGTCTCCGTCGCAGGTGCAGCGTGATCCGGCGGTGGTGGAGGCGTATCTGGGTGCGCCGGCCGAGTCGGATGAGGCCGACGACGGTTCGGACGGCACCGACGGCGCCGGGGTTCCGCAGGCCCGTGACGGTGAGGTGACCGATGAGCGCGCGGCGCAGGACGGTCCGGGGAAGGACGAGGCATGA
- a CDS encoding branched-chain amino acid ABC transporter permease — MSLNAFWDFLVLGVVLGCLYAVIAIGYTLVYGVLQLLNFAHSEVFMFGGFGGLMALTVWAPAPDPSGAQSVLYVVVGMLAGAAFGGVVAYGLEKVAYRPLRRHKAPRLVFLITAIGASFFLYNLAGKLFGRNSLAMPDMYENKRVFSFFGAELSVTMILIVVSAVGMMIGLDYVVNRTKLGSSIRAVAQDPEVASLMGVNIDKVVSRTFVIGGLLGGAAGFLFGVNNKVVYTMGFLPGITAFAAAVLGGIGNVRGAMLGGMLLGIVETLTVYFWGEEWRYVAGFAVLVVVLMFRPTGLLGERLGRTA; from the coding sequence ATGTCCCTCAACGCTTTCTGGGACTTCTTGGTCCTAGGGGTGGTGCTCGGCTGTCTTTATGCCGTCATCGCCATTGGTTACACGCTGGTCTACGGCGTGCTTCAGCTTCTGAACTTCGCGCACAGCGAAGTGTTCATGTTCGGTGGCTTCGGCGGCCTGATGGCGCTGACGGTGTGGGCTCCGGCTCCTGATCCGTCCGGTGCGCAGTCGGTCCTGTACGTCGTGGTCGGAATGCTCGCGGGTGCGGCGTTCGGTGGCGTGGTCGCGTACGGGTTGGAGAAGGTCGCCTATCGGCCGTTGCGGCGACATAAAGCGCCCCGGCTGGTGTTTCTGATCACGGCGATCGGTGCGTCGTTCTTCCTCTACAACCTGGCGGGGAAGCTGTTCGGCCGCAACTCGCTGGCGATGCCGGACATGTACGAGAACAAGAGGGTGTTCTCGTTCTTCGGTGCGGAGCTGAGCGTGACGATGATCCTGATCGTCGTGTCCGCGGTGGGCATGATGATCGGTCTGGACTACGTGGTGAACCGGACGAAGCTGGGGTCGAGTATCCGCGCAGTGGCGCAGGACCCCGAGGTGGCGTCGCTGATGGGCGTGAACATCGACAAGGTGGTCTCGCGGACGTTCGTGATCGGTGGTCTGCTCGGTGGTGCGGCGGGGTTCCTCTTCGGGGTGAACAACAAGGTCGTGTACACGATGGGCTTCCTGCCGGGGATCACGGCGTTCGCGGCGGCGGTGCTGGGCGGGATCGGCAACGTGCGCGGCGCGATGCTCGGCGGCATGCTGCTGGGCATCGTGGAGACCCTCACCGTGTACTTCTGGGGTGAGGAGTGGCGTTACGTGGCGGGCTTCGCCGTGCTGGTCGTGGTGTTGATGTTCCGGCCGACGGGTCTGCTGGGCGAGCGTCTGGGGAGGACCGCATGA
- the pyk gene encoding pyruvate kinase: MRRAKIVCTLGPATDSYEQIKALVDSGMDIARLNLSHGTHAQHEQRAHHARTAAENAGRSIGVLADLQGPKIRLGTFHEGPVLLERGDTFTITTEDVPGDHTTCGTTYPGLATDVNPGDTVLVDDGRVTLHVTAIDGPRVRTTVIEGGLVSDHKGINLPGVAVSVPALSEKDHEDLRWALHHGADLIALSFVRTAADIRDVHRIMREEGIHRPVIAKIEKPQAVENLHEIVHAFDGLMVARGDLGVEMPLERVPMVQKRAVKLAKRNAKPVIVATQMLDSMIENSRPTRAEASDVANAVIDGTDAVMLSGETSIGKHPVATVRTAARIITAAEEDLLARGLPPISPSTKPRTQGGSVARAAADVGDFLGARFLVAFTQSGDTARRLSRYRSPIPLLAFTPDPVTRAQLCLSWGVETFLGPTVATTDEMVDQVDEQLLKIGRCERGDMVVITAGSPPGIPGTSNLVRVHHIGEEHR; encoded by the coding sequence ATGCGCCGAGCAAAAATCGTCTGCACCCTGGGACCGGCCACCGACTCGTACGAGCAGATCAAAGCCCTCGTCGACAGCGGAATGGACATCGCCCGCCTCAACCTCAGCCACGGCACCCACGCCCAACACGAACAACGCGCCCACCACGCCCGCACCGCCGCCGAGAACGCGGGGCGCAGCATCGGCGTCCTCGCCGACCTCCAGGGCCCCAAAATCCGCCTCGGCACCTTCCACGAAGGCCCCGTCCTGCTCGAACGCGGCGACACCTTCACCATCACCACCGAGGACGTCCCCGGCGACCACACCACCTGCGGCACCACCTACCCGGGCCTCGCCACGGACGTCAACCCCGGCGACACCGTCCTCGTCGACGACGGCCGCGTCACCCTCCACGTCACCGCCATCGACGGTCCCCGCGTCCGCACCACCGTCATCGAAGGCGGCCTCGTCTCCGACCACAAGGGCATCAACCTCCCCGGCGTCGCCGTCTCCGTCCCCGCCCTCAGCGAGAAGGACCACGAAGACCTCCGCTGGGCCCTCCACCACGGCGCCGACCTGATCGCCCTGTCCTTCGTCCGCACCGCCGCCGACATCCGCGACGTCCACCGCATCATGCGCGAAGAAGGCATCCACCGGCCCGTCATCGCCAAGATCGAAAAACCCCAGGCCGTGGAGAACCTCCACGAGATCGTCCACGCCTTCGACGGCCTCATGGTGGCCCGAGGCGACCTCGGCGTCGAAATGCCCCTCGAACGCGTCCCCATGGTCCAGAAGCGCGCCGTCAAGCTCGCCAAACGCAACGCGAAGCCCGTCATCGTCGCCACGCAGATGCTCGACTCCATGATCGAGAACTCCCGGCCCACCCGCGCCGAGGCCTCCGACGTCGCCAACGCCGTCATCGACGGCACCGACGCCGTCATGCTCAGCGGCGAGACCAGCATCGGCAAGCACCCCGTCGCGACCGTCCGCACCGCCGCCCGCATCATCACGGCCGCCGAGGAGGACCTCCTCGCGAGGGGCCTCCCACCCATCAGCCCCAGCACCAAACCCCGCACCCAGGGCGGCTCCGTCGCCCGCGCCGCCGCCGACGTCGGCGACTTCCTGGGCGCCAGGTTCCTCGTCGCCTTCACCCAGAGCGGCGACACCGCGCGCAGGCTCTCCCGCTACCGCTCACCCATCCCGCTGCTCGCCTTCACCCCCGACCCCGTCACCCGCGCCCAGCTCTGCCTCAGCTGGGGGGTCGAGACCTTCCTCGGTCCCACCGTCGCCACCACCGACGAGATGGTCGACCAGGTCGACGAACAGCTCCTCAAGATCGGCCGCTGCGAACGCGGCGACATGGTCGTCATCACCGCCGGTTCGCCCCCCGGCATCCCCGGCACCTCCAACCTTGTCCGCGTCCACCACATCGGCGAGGAGCACCGCTGA
- a CDS encoding branched-chain amino acid ABC transporter permease codes for MSAEAMVRGRAAERLRTVRWYQRPRWKRLGAMIALAVLGAMVTGVQGTQRDLFYALEENFTSPVLLVWLALTVGVWAVREFLSPQVKAVSVGYRSVTEGPLGKARSAWREEKWLRWGALGVLVAAAVFLPSGLERYWQTVLVDQIAIYVLVAIGLNVVIGWAGMLDLGFIAFFAIGAYSAAYWTGALPVQPPMELNNFAVIPVAIVTCLLAGVLLGAPTLRLRGDYLAIVTLGFHEIVYLTAKNLDDVTGGTGGVKVDRFSLDLGFWSYEWGVIDPMPYYYLLLVFIAVVVFFFWRLEHSKVGRAWTAIREDEVAAASTGVNTVRFKLMAFAIGASTSGVAGVAYASKVGYINSENFVILLSVLVLAYVIFGGMGSIAGVLFGAAFLVWLPEALRDFVDPKDRYMYLGVLLVIMMIYRPQGVIPSRRRARELKLSESGESDADAMTEPAGGRLS; via the coding sequence ATGAGTGCGGAGGCGATGGTCCGCGGCCGGGCCGCGGAGCGGTTGAGGACGGTGCGCTGGTACCAGCGGCCGCGGTGGAAGCGGCTGGGCGCGATGATCGCGCTGGCGGTGCTCGGAGCGATGGTGACGGGCGTGCAGGGCACGCAGCGGGACCTGTTCTACGCCTTGGAGGAGAACTTCACCTCGCCGGTTCTGCTGGTGTGGCTGGCGTTGACGGTCGGCGTGTGGGCGGTCAGGGAGTTCCTGTCGCCGCAGGTGAAGGCGGTCTCGGTCGGCTACCGGTCGGTGACCGAGGGGCCGCTGGGGAAGGCACGGAGCGCCTGGCGCGAGGAGAAGTGGCTGCGCTGGGGTGCGTTGGGCGTCCTGGTGGCGGCGGCGGTGTTCCTCCCGTCGGGTCTGGAGCGGTACTGGCAGACGGTGCTGGTGGACCAGATCGCGATCTACGTCCTGGTCGCGATCGGCCTGAACGTGGTCATCGGCTGGGCCGGGATGCTGGACCTGGGGTTCATCGCCTTCTTCGCGATCGGTGCCTACAGCGCGGCGTACTGGACGGGTGCGCTGCCGGTGCAGCCGCCGATGGAGTTGAACAACTTCGCGGTGATCCCGGTGGCGATCGTCACGTGTCTGCTGGCGGGTGTGCTGCTGGGCGCGCCGACGTTGCGGTTGCGGGGTGACTATCTGGCGATCGTGACGCTGGGTTTCCACGAGATCGTGTACCTGACGGCGAAGAACCTGGATGACGTCACCGGCGGTACGGGTGGCGTGAAGGTGGACCGGTTCTCGCTGGATCTGGGGTTCTGGTCGTACGAGTGGGGCGTCATCGACCCGATGCCGTACTACTACCTGCTGCTGGTGTTCATCGCGGTCGTGGTGTTCTTCTTCTGGCGGCTGGAGCACTCGAAGGTGGGCCGGGCGTGGACGGCGATCCGCGAGGACGAGGTCGCGGCGGCGTCGACGGGTGTCAACACGGTGCGCTTCAAGCTGATGGCGTTCGCGATCGGTGCGTCGACGTCGGGCGTGGCGGGTGTCGCGTACGCGTCGAAGGTCGGCTACATCAACTCGGAGAACTTCGTCATCCTGCTGTCGGTGCTCGTGCTGGCGTACGTGATCTTCGGCGGTATGGGTTCGATCGCGGGTGTGTTGTTCGGTGCGGCGTTCCTGGTGTGGCTGCCGGAGGCGCTGCGGGACTTCGTGGACCCGAAGGACCGGTACATGTACCTCGGCGTGCTGCTGGTGATCATGATGATCTACCGGCCGCAGGGGGTGATTCCGTCGCGGCGTCGTGCGCGGGAGCTGAAGCTGTCGGAGTCCGGTGAGTCGGACGCCGATGCGATGACGGAGCCGGCGGGAGGCAGGCTGTCATGA
- a CDS encoding ABC transporter ATP-binding protein has translation MSGTAEVTKEQASGLPEGTPVLELRDLRVFYGAIEALKGIDLAVYDGEVVALLGANGAGKSTTLRTASGMLAPRSGQVLLHGERVDGIKSHDLVQFGIGHVPEGRRVFPRMTVRENLEMGAYRFKSPDRDTLDRVYSLFPRLHERRTQQGGTLSGGEQQMLAIGRALMGKPELLLLDEPSMGLAPLIVAQIFDILKEINEQGTTVLLVEQNASQALQLADRGYVLETGAVAMSGEASRLLADPRVREAYLGEGAA, from the coding sequence ATGAGTGGCACCGCTGAGGTGACGAAGGAGCAGGCCTCGGGTCTGCCGGAGGGCACTCCGGTGCTGGAGCTGCGGGACCTGCGGGTGTTCTACGGCGCGATCGAGGCGCTGAAGGGCATCGATCTCGCGGTGTACGACGGTGAGGTCGTGGCCCTGCTGGGCGCGAACGGCGCGGGTAAGTCGACGACGCTGCGGACAGCGTCGGGGATGCTGGCGCCGCGGTCGGGTCAGGTGCTGCTGCACGGTGAGCGGGTCGACGGCATCAAGTCGCACGATCTGGTGCAGTTCGGCATCGGGCACGTGCCGGAGGGCCGTCGGGTGTTCCCGCGTATGACGGTGCGGGAGAACCTGGAGATGGGGGCGTACCGGTTCAAGTCCCCGGACCGGGACACGCTCGACCGGGTGTACTCGTTGTTCCCCCGGTTGCACGAGCGCAGGACGCAGCAGGGTGGCACGCTCTCGGGTGGCGAGCAGCAGATGCTGGCCATCGGCCGGGCGTTGATGGGGAAGCCGGAGCTGTTGCTGCTGGACGAGCCGTCGATGGGTCTGGCGCCGCTGATCGTGGCGCAGATCTTCGACATTCTGAAGGAGATCAACGAGCAGGGGACGACGGTGCTGCTGGTGGAGCAGAACGCGTCGCAGGCCTTGCAGTTGGCCGACCGCGGTTACGTGCTGGAGACGGGGGCGGTGGCGATGTCGGGTGAGGCGTCGCGGCTGCTGGCGGATCCGCGGGTGCGGGAGGCGTATCTGGGTGAGGGCGCGGCCTGA
- a CDS encoding PaaI family thioesterase yields the protein MGENTATVFPQEILDQWAGLGIDLPTLFSAGHLGDRMGLKILHAAPDRVVGTLPVEGNTQPYGLLHGGASAVLAETLASVGAMLHGGPGKVAVGVDLNCTHHRGLRSGLVTGTATPAHLGRTTAAYEVVITDEQDRRVCTARLTCLLRDA from the coding sequence ATGGGCGAGAACACCGCCACCGTCTTCCCCCAGGAGATCCTCGACCAGTGGGCCGGGCTCGGCATCGACCTGCCGACCCTCTTCTCCGCCGGACACCTCGGCGACCGGATGGGCCTGAAGATCCTCCACGCCGCGCCCGACCGCGTCGTCGGAACCCTGCCCGTCGAAGGCAACACCCAGCCCTACGGACTCCTCCACGGCGGCGCCTCCGCCGTCCTCGCCGAAACCCTCGCCTCCGTCGGCGCCATGCTCCACGGCGGTCCCGGCAAGGTCGCCGTCGGCGTCGACCTCAACTGCACCCACCACCGCGGCCTGCGCTCCGGCCTCGTGACCGGCACCGCCACGCCCGCCCACCTCGGCCGCACCACCGCCGCCTACGAGGTCGTGATCACCGACGAACAGGACCGCCGCGTCTGCACCGCCCGCCTCACCTGCCTGCTGCGCGACGCCTGA
- a CDS encoding branched-chain amino acid ABC transporter substrate-binding protein: MLNKTFVKLAAPLAISALALTGCGSDSGGGGDTIKIAFQGPLSGDNVQLGTNMENGIKLAIDQANASGDYDFEIEYFPTDDQGQPDKATAAAQKAIDEGVIAVIGPAFSGPADTAAEVYAEAGIPAVSSSATRPDLTTKGYESFLRAVPNDSAQGAGMAKYFDQATDAEKVVVVDDKTDYGVGLADVAEKELTAAGIEVVRQSVPQKTPDYSAAARSVVGQKADGLIYAGYYEDAGPFATKLAEAGFEGTTMSGDGTNDMGFVKLAGDAANGWKLTCPCTDPTQEEATKAFADDYQAEFNQAPGTYSAESYDVAQMIIAQIAETGGAESDSEKLLESLRGVEYKGLTKTFSFDDKGEFKNQTIYMYEVKDEKIGYVGNIDELAAE; the protein is encoded by the coding sequence GTGCTCAACAAGACCTTTGTGAAGCTGGCCGCGCCGCTGGCCATCAGCGCTCTCGCGCTGACCGGGTGTGGAAGTGACAGCGGTGGCGGTGGCGACACGATCAAGATCGCCTTCCAGGGACCGCTTTCCGGTGACAATGTCCAGCTTGGTACCAATATGGAGAACGGTATCAAGCTGGCGATCGACCAGGCGAATGCCTCGGGCGACTACGACTTCGAGATCGAGTACTTCCCGACCGACGACCAGGGTCAGCCGGACAAGGCGACCGCCGCCGCTCAGAAGGCGATTGATGAGGGTGTCATCGCGGTGATCGGCCCGGCCTTCTCGGGCCCGGCGGACACGGCGGCGGAGGTCTACGCGGAGGCGGGTATTCCTGCGGTGTCGTCGTCGGCGACGCGGCCGGACCTGACGACGAAGGGTTACGAGAGCTTCCTGCGCGCGGTGCCGAACGACTCGGCCCAGGGCGCGGGGATGGCGAAGTACTTCGACCAGGCGACGGACGCGGAGAAGGTCGTCGTCGTGGACGACAAGACCGACTACGGCGTGGGCCTGGCGGACGTCGCCGAGAAGGAGCTGACGGCGGCCGGTATCGAGGTCGTCCGCCAGTCGGTGCCGCAGAAGACGCCGGACTACTCGGCGGCCGCGCGCAGCGTGGTGGGCCAGAAGGCCGACGGGCTGATCTACGCGGGCTACTACGAGGACGCGGGCCCGTTCGCGACGAAGCTGGCCGAGGCGGGCTTCGAGGGCACGACGATGTCCGGTGACGGCACGAACGACATGGGCTTCGTGAAGCTGGCCGGTGACGCGGCCAACGGCTGGAAGCTGACCTGCCCCTGCACGGACCCGACGCAGGAGGAGGCGACGAAGGCGTTCGCCGACGACTACCAGGCGGAGTTCAACCAGGCTCCGGGTACGTACTCGGCCGAGTCGTACGACGTCGCGCAGATGATCATCGCGCAGATCGCCGAGACGGGCGGTGCGGAGTCGGACAGCGAGAAGCTGCTGGAGTCGCTGCGCGGTGTGGAGTACAAGGGTCTGACGAAGACGTTCTCGTTCGACGACAAGGGCGAGTTCAAGAACCAGACCATCTACATGTACGAGGTCAAGGACGAGAAGATCGGGTACGTGGGGAACATCGACGAGCTGGCGGCCGAGTAA
- a CDS encoding ANTAR domain-containing response regulator → MSAADAPENPTPADAPEDGDAHVPPATTRVVIAEDEALIRMDLKEMLEEEGYTVVGEAGDGRTAVELAREHRPDLVILDVKMPVMDGISAAEKIAEDSIAPVLMLTAFSQRELVERARDAGAMAYLVKPFSKSDVVPAIEMAVSRFAQLKQLEEEVSDLTQRLETRKLVDRAKSLLQTEYGLTEPAAFRWIQKTSMDRRLSMRQVAEAVIEDAAEKQAEKQAKKEQ, encoded by the coding sequence GTGAGCGCCGCTGACGCCCCCGAGAACCCCACGCCGGCCGATGCCCCCGAGGACGGGGACGCCCACGTGCCGCCTGCGACGACCCGCGTGGTGATCGCGGAGGACGAGGCCCTGATCCGGATGGATCTGAAGGAGATGCTGGAGGAGGAGGGGTACACCGTGGTGGGCGAGGCCGGAGACGGCCGCACCGCGGTGGAGCTGGCTCGGGAGCACCGCCCGGACCTGGTGATCCTGGACGTGAAGATGCCGGTCATGGACGGGATCTCGGCGGCGGAGAAGATCGCGGAGGACAGCATCGCGCCGGTGCTGATGCTGACGGCGTTCTCGCAGCGCGAGCTGGTGGAGCGGGCGCGGGACGCGGGGGCGATGGCGTACCTGGTGAAGCCGTTCAGCAAGAGTGACGTGGTGCCGGCGATCGAGATGGCGGTGTCGCGGTTCGCGCAGTTGAAGCAGTTGGAGGAGGAGGTCTCGGACCTCACCCAGCGACTGGAGACCCGGAAGCTGGTGGACCGGGCGAAGTCGTTGTTGCAGACGGAGTACGGGCTCACGGAGCCGGCTGCTTTCCGGTGGATCCAGAAGACGTCGATGGACCGTCGTCTGTCGATGCGTCAGGTCGCGGAGGCCGTGATCGAGGACGCGGCGGAGAAGCAGGCCGAGAAGCAGGCGAAGAAGGAGCAGTAG